A single Amphiura filiformis chromosome 19, Afil_fr2py, whole genome shotgun sequence DNA region contains:
- the LOC140141004 gene encoding uncharacterized protein, which translates to MARSKDILNQTMDSLEEKKYDEEDLTMCSVCLSTIEQPKALPCLHTYCFKCLSEWAKSTSNTVTCPICRKVWTLPADGVAGLESNFLVTKLKDRKTVYKKLASKDCQIPCTNCEESGQPAVARCVECDEFLCQNCLKSHKTFRMLNGHHTFSLDELRSGKADPVKKAEYCTKHTDQVLWIYCETCGVLICRDCTVFDHCKPDHKFIDIQSVVESQKGKIEELAEDCQTLAVQVDEAIKNDIDAASKLDASVEKGMEELSQAYQETKSSILTQLEANYNAIASEIKNEGARGRKEIDTHTEELNVLRSRLRTALKTASELTKSGSDSDVAQMYASMTTSMQDLCDMKKPPVQTKRMEEVVFKANKTNHPVVTIGSVSSEIKELAPERKNWKYQRQINSTCTEISDISLVNGDVDEMCIVHQFTAAYKVTSGVNFVNIPKRGSYPYGCIINKKGEMFVTADDSYVYKYLSNLTFVTTFSIPSGCEALGITMVGRNNRIAVGEVKTKSISLHSDGGTPMSRFNVTVHPWYISANSQDHLAVSCHKTCCKHVAVVDVGQNGRVLFTLNTHTNIKGWNPKGVCWSKDDVLFVVNSAGEKGVHQFTSSGVYVRCIIEGLASPTCLTISNKEELLVADDSCIKVYH; encoded by the coding sequence ATGGCGCGTTCTAAGGATATTTTGAACCAAACTATGGACAGTTTAGAAGAGAAAAAGTATGACGAAGAAGACTTAACAATGTGCAGTGTCTGTCTGTCGACGATTGAACAGCCTAAAGCTTTACCTTGTCTGCACACGTACTGCTTCAAATGTCTCTCTGAGTGGGCAAAATCAACAAGCAACACAGTTACATGTCCAATATGTCGGAAGGTTTGGACTTTACCCGCTGATGGCGTGGCAGGACTAGAAAGTAACTTTTTGGTCACCAAACTGAAAGATCGCAAAACTGTGTATAAGAAACTTGCAAGTAAGGATTGCCAGATACCATGTACTAATTGTGAAGAATCTGGCCAACCAGCAGTAGCACGATGTGTCGAATGCGATGAATTTTTATGCCAAAATTGTCTGAAATCACATAAGACCTTTCGAATGTTAAACGGTCATCACACTTTCAGTTTAGACGAACTTCGCTCTGGCAAGGCGGATCCTGTTAAAAAGGCAGAATATTGTACCAAACATACAGACCAGGTACTTTGGATATATTGCGAAACATGCGGTGTGTTGATATGTCGCGATTGCACTGTTTTTGATCACTGCAAACCTGACCATAAGTTCATTGACATTCAGAGTGTGGTTGAAAGTCAAAAGGGGAAGATCGAGGAGCTTGCTGAAGATTGCCAAACTCTCGCTGTCCAAGTAGATGAAGCAATCAAGAATGATATCGACGCAGCAAGTAAACTTGATGCATCCGTGGAAAAAGGAATGGAGGAGCTTTCTCAGGCGTACCAGGAAACCAAATCTTCTATCCTAACGCAATTGGAAGCAAATTATAACGCAATTGCATCTGAAATCAAGAACGAGGGAGCTCGAGGACGGAAGGAAATTGACACTCACACGGAAGAACTAAATGTGTTAAGATCACGTCTACGCACTGCGCTGAAAACGGCATCGGAACTGACTAAATCGGGATCGGACTCTGATGTTGCACAAATGTACGCGTCCATGACTACTTCTATGCAGGATTTGTGTGACATGAAGAAGCCTCCAGTACAGACGAAACGTATGGAAGAAGTAGTCTTTAAAGCAAACAAGACGAATCATCCTGTCGTGACAATTGGTTCGGTTTCTTCTGAAATAAAAGAACTAGCACCGGAACGCAAGAATTGGAAATACCAAAGGCAAATCAATTCAACGTGTACAGAGATATCAGACATAAGCTTAGTCAACGGCGATGTTGATGAGATGTGTATTGTTCATCAATTTACAGCGGCGTATAAAGTAACTAGTGGCGTTAATTTTGTGAACATTCCAAAGAGAGGCTCATACCCTTATGGATGTATCATTAATAAGAAGGGAGAGATGTTTGTAACTGCAGACGACTCGTACGTGTACAAGTACTTATCCAATCTAACATTTGTGACAACGTTTTCTATCCCTTCAGGTTGTGAAGCCCTGGGTATAACCATGGTTGGCAGGAACAACCGTATTGCTGTTGGAGAAGTTAAAACGAAATCTATAAGTCTTCATTCGGATGGTGGTACTCCGATGAGCCGGTTCAATGTAACAGTACATCCATGGTACATATCTGCTAACTCGCAGGACCATCTTGCGGTGTCATGTCACAAAACATGCTGCAAGCATGTAGCAGTTGTAGATGTTGGTCAAAATGGGCGAGTTCTATTTACTCTCAATACACACACCAATATAAAGGGATGGAATCCGAAGGGCGTATGCTGGAGCAAGGATGACGTGCTTTTCGTAGTCAATTCCGCTGGCGAGAAGGGAGTTCATCAATTTACGTCATCCGGAGTATACGTAAGGTGCATCATCGAGGGATTAGCTTCTCCTACCTGCCTGACGATTAGCAACAAAGAGGAGTTATTGGTTGCCGATGACAGTTGTATCAAAGTATACCACTAA
- the LOC140140412 gene encoding protein rolling stone-like has product MATLQTNPSAYFFIYLTDWTVLILTIYLVVAFINLVLDRKHGMNYNRTDRGDIQIALRFRHKLQWLLLNVYMNVSILVTVIYWSFLRASIPILLDLTLHAFPCLLGLIDVIITPIPVRLQHAVYPLGYGVVYLIFTLIYWAAGGTDPNGNTGIYPGLLDWEDPGTTCITIACSMGAVLISQVILWGMFKIKMVIIRRCSSTSNDEVGLDGENTQGDSGEPERGTFYENVAFNGGDDMNMQSLSSKEQCK; this is encoded by the exons ATGGCTACTCTACAGACTAATCCTT CAGCTTATTTCTTCATATATCTCACAGATTGGACAGTGCTGATCCTTACGATATATTTGGTAGTAGCATTTATCAATTTGGTGTTGGATAGAAAGCATGGAATGAATTATAACAGGACAGACAGGGGTGATATTCAAATTG CTTTACGCTTCAGGCACAAACTCCAATGGCTGCTGCTAAACGTCTATATGAATGTCTCTATTCTAGTAACGGTAATCTACTGGTCTTTCCTACGAGCTTCGATACCTATATTACTAGACCTAACACTACATGCTTTTCCCTGCCTCTTAGGGCTAATTGATGTAATCATCACCCCTATACCCGTCAGGTTGCAACACGCAGTCTACCCTCTTGGATATGGGGTGGTCTATTTGATCTTTACTTTAATCTACTGGGCTGCCGGTGGCACGGATCCGAATGGCAATACTGGAATATACCCGGGACTTTTGGATTGGGAAGACCCTGGCACTACGTGTATAACAATTGCGTGTTCTATGGGGGCAGTCCTTATTAGCCAGGTAATTCTGTGGGGTATGTTTAAAATCAAGATGGTGATTATACGACGTTGTTCCTCAACTTCAAATGATGAAGTTGGTTTAGATGGTGAGAATACACAAGGGGATTCTGGAGAACCAGAAAGAGGAACTTTCTATGAGAACGTGGCTTTCAATGGCGGGGATGATATGAACATGCAATCTCTATCTTCAAAGGAGCAATGCAAATGA